A single genomic interval of Candidatus Poribacteria bacterium harbors:
- a CDS encoding DUF4435 domain-containing protein produces MSLPDPTLENLVDALRLSNKPNIVVEGQDDEIIYGTLVKRLGRFDVGFFSAGSKDTLLHLYEELAEYENAGDFRHVPVAFIADRDMWLFRGIPDQYDDIIWTEGYSIENDLYSYVKLRDRIGNEAEYDQILDAISMWFAHKVEEYLEKNPREKTFESIRDEEHVDVAYHLNRVVPPEKTTLAPDLEFLPSNHERVREVRSTYHLQLRGKLLFQLLVRFLNKPKQGFRDATVSYHGLYNDAITVPESDLLFSRLEDEVREKLNEQQQKITSQISTS; encoded by the coding sequence ATGTCATTGCCCGATCCTACTTTAGAGAATTTAGTTGATGCTCTGCGTCTTTCTAACAAGCCAAACATTGTTGTTGAAGGTCAAGATGATGAAATCATCTATGGAACATTAGTGAAGCGTTTAGGAAGATTTGATGTCGGTTTTTTCAGTGCCGGTTCCAAAGATACTCTACTTCATCTTTATGAGGAACTTGCTGAATATGAAAATGCGGGGGACTTCAGGCATGTCCCTGTCGCTTTTATTGCTGACCGTGATATGTGGTTGTTCAGGGGCATTCCAGATCAATATGACGACATTATTTGGACAGAAGGTTATAGCATTGAGAACGATTTGTATTCATACGTCAAGTTAAGGGATCGAATAGGAAATGAGGCAGAATACGATCAAATCTTAGACGCAATTAGCATGTGGTTTGCCCATAAAGTGGAAGAATATTTAGAGAAGAACCCACGAGAAAAAACCTTTGAATCTATTCGAGATGAGGAACATGTGGATGTGGCATATCATTTAAATCGGGTTGTTCCACCTGAAAAGACTACTCTGGCACCTGATTTGGAGTTCCTGCCTTCAAACCATGAAAGGGTTAGGGAGGTCAGGAGCACATATCATCTTCAACTCCGCGGAAAACTTCTTTTTCAGTTACTCGTCCGCTTTTTAAATAAACCCAAGCAGGGCTTTCGGGACGCTACAGTTAGCTACCATGGTCTGTACAACGATGCAATTACGGTTCCTGAGTCAGATTTACTATTTTCTCGTTTAGAAGATGAAGTAAGAGAAAAACTGAACGAGCAACAACAAAAAATCACATCACAAATATCAACTTCCTGA
- a CDS encoding AAA family ATPase: protein MIQYLKVKGLNKRLDGEFEFNEDLNIFTGANGSGKTTLLKLIWYLISGNLNQILAQIPLHSIAIQTDMFALSMERVRPDEIICGYRFGKEDNVYEPIAIDEETERVNSTDMDRVNSLEKRIAQTTKRSLFFPTFRRMEGGFSRIRTDADDSTMRFRAAAPEMLQVSMSRLSGEVSINGHKFIASISTADLGELLTQKYADIYEDITTRQSQVLENISKEIQNNPDKDKVSGIPQDSSAILNAIEKVNEERERLSKPFSVLSELSRKILRYDAIHVPGQTIRGEMTDGVTLIEGRDGITVGEAKDAISSDKLSSGEKQMFSFLCYNAFRQDTAIFIDEPELSLHIDWQRLLLPTLLDQSTGNQFFIATHSPFIFTGYRHKEIPLESN, encoded by the coding sequence ATGATACAATATCTTAAAGTTAAGGGACTCAATAAGCGGCTTGATGGTGAATTTGAGTTTAATGAAGACCTAAATATTTTTACTGGCGCAAATGGCTCAGGTAAGACGACTTTACTGAAACTGATATGGTATCTCATTAGTGGGAATCTTAATCAAATCCTTGCTCAAATTCCGCTTCATTCCATTGCAATTCAAACGGATATGTTCGCTTTGAGCATGGAACGCGTTAGGCCCGACGAAATTATATGTGGTTACAGATTCGGTAAAGAAGATAACGTGTACGAACCTATTGCCATAGATGAAGAAACCGAAAGGGTCAACTCGACAGATATGGATAGAGTGAATTCGCTTGAAAAACGGATTGCTCAAACGACCAAACGGAGTCTATTCTTCCCAACTTTTAGAAGAATGGAAGGCGGTTTTTCGAGAATTAGGACAGATGCCGACGACTCAACGATGAGGTTTCGCGCCGCCGCTCCGGAAATGCTTCAAGTTTCAATGTCGAGATTATCTGGTGAGGTGTCAATCAACGGACACAAGTTCATTGCTTCAATTTCAACAGCGGATCTCGGTGAACTGCTCACACAGAAATACGCCGATATTTATGAAGATATCACCACCCGTCAGTCGCAGGTATTAGAAAACATTTCAAAAGAGATACAAAACAATCCAGATAAGGATAAAGTTTCTGGGATTCCTCAAGATTCCTCGGCTATTCTGAATGCTATTGAAAAAGTTAATGAGGAACGAGAACGGTTGAGCAAACCATTTTCTGTGTTATCTGAGTTGTCTCGGAAGATTCTACGGTATGACGCGATACATGTTCCCGGGCAAACTATTCGTGGAGAAATGACCGACGGAGTTACTTTGATAGAAGGAAGAGATGGAATTACTGTTGGCGAAGCAAAAGATGCTATATCTTCTGACAAACTCTCTTCTGGTGAAAAGCAGATGTTCAGTTTTCTGTGTTACAACGCCTTTCGCCAAGATACAGCGATCTTCATTGATGAACCGGAGTTAAGCCTGCACATTGATTGGCAAAGGCTGCTTCTACCAACGCTCCTTGATCAAAGTACTGGTAACCAGTTTTTCATTGCAACACATTCACCTTTTATTTTTACTGGATATCGGCATAAAGAGATTCCACTGGAAAGTAATTGA
- a CDS encoding ROK family glucokinase, whose protein sequence is MRSNVVGVDMGGTKILSAVIDAEGNILSTAKVPTKADEGTSVVIDRIADAIQKAIGKSGVNEASIEAVGIGAPGPLDPETGVVIFAPNLGWRDVPLKAELEARIGIPTFVDNDVNVGTLGEHVFGAGQGVENVVGIFVGTGIGGGIILQGELFHGASKTAGEIGHIVVKAGGPKCGCGTRGCLEALASRTAMTKQFQNAILKKGKKSVLSKLTDGDLSAIRSGVLAKAIRANDKLTLKVFKKVTKYLGIGIGSIVNFLNPEMIVLGGGVVEALDDTFLDDIRAAAEKYALPNTLDGVQIVQAKLGDNSGILGAAALARQRSGTG, encoded by the coding sequence ATGCGTAGTAACGTTGTCGGTGTCGATATGGGGGGCACCAAGATTCTGTCCGCTGTCATTGACGCTGAAGGCAATATTTTAAGTACAGCCAAAGTTCCAACGAAAGCGGACGAAGGCACATCTGTTGTTATCGATCGGATCGCCGACGCTATCCAAAAGGCTATTGGCAAATCAGGCGTTAACGAAGCGTCAATTGAAGCCGTCGGGATTGGCGCGCCGGGACCGCTTGATCCAGAGACAGGCGTTGTCATTTTCGCGCCGAACCTCGGTTGGCGAGACGTTCCACTGAAGGCAGAACTTGAAGCACGCATCGGCATTCCGACGTTCGTTGATAACGATGTGAACGTTGGAACACTCGGCGAACACGTGTTCGGGGCTGGACAAGGGGTAGAAAACGTCGTCGGGATTTTTGTAGGCACTGGCATCGGTGGCGGTATCATCCTGCAAGGCGAATTGTTCCATGGTGCAAGCAAGACAGCTGGCGAAATCGGGCATATCGTCGTCAAAGCCGGTGGACCGAAATGCGGATGCGGCACGCGTGGCTGTCTGGAAGCACTCGCAAGCCGAACCGCCATGACCAAACAGTTCCAGAACGCAATTCTAAAAAAAGGAAAGAAAAGTGTGCTCTCCAAACTCACCGATGGCGACTTGAGTGCCATTCGGAGTGGCGTTTTAGCAAAGGCGATTCGCGCAAACGATAAATTAACCCTGAAAGTTTTCAAAAAAGTGACGAAATACCTCGGCATCGGCATCGGTTCCATCGTGAATTTCTTAAATCCAGAGATGATTGTGTTAGGTGGTGGCGTTGTTGAAGCACTCGACGATACGTTCTTGGACGATATCCGTGCAGCGGCGGAAAAATACGCGCTCCCGAATACGTTAGACGGGGTCCAGATTGTGCAAGCGAAACTCGGTGACAATTCAGGTATTCTCGGTGCAGCAGCACTGGCACGACAGCGATCAGGAACAGGATAG
- a CDS encoding CHAD domain-containing protein, whose amino-acid sequence MAKAHKITGVKPLRSYRENARIILPQKVEEVYTWEPFIHDAARREELHNMRISIKRLRYTMELFRLVYGPPKMHSGEVTMADNKRFTEFLKVIVDLQEILGDIHDCDVVLEILTDYGTQSEQGTVTPGIAKLITQARETRNADYKTFLEKWEQLSAANFKHQLLSFFGAARKPKTCY is encoded by the coding sequence ATGGCGAAAGCGCATAAAATTACCGGTGTTAAGCCGCTGCGCAGCTATCGCGAAAACGCACGTATTATTCTTCCGCAGAAGGTTGAAGAGGTCTACACGTGGGAACCGTTTATTCACGACGCAGCGAGGCGTGAAGAACTCCATAATATGCGAATTTCGATTAAACGTCTTCGGTATACCATGGAACTCTTTCGTTTAGTTTACGGGCCTCCGAAAATGCATTCCGGAGAAGTTACTATGGCAGATAACAAACGTTTTACTGAATTTCTCAAGGTGATTGTTGATCTGCAAGAAATACTCGGCGATATCCACGACTGTGATGTCGTCTTAGAGATTCTAACCGATTATGGGACACAATCAGAGCAGGGGACTGTAACACCCGGTATTGCTAAACTCATTACTCAGGCAAGAGAGACCCGAAACGCGGATTACAAAACATTTTTGGAAAAATGGGAACAACTATCAGCAGCAAACTTCAAACACCAACTGTTATCCTTTTTCGGTGCCGCTCGTAAACCGAAAACCTGCTATTAA
- a CDS encoding CHAD domain-containing protein, producing the protein METTAPKIRGISPDETLEACARQIIVNYFHQMMSYKEGAKAGNDIEFVHEMRVTSRRLRTAMDNFLDCFPEKAFNKHYKKVKSITRTLGAVRDLDVLIARFEKELDTLSEAEQADIRRLIEHLQREREDTRKPMLKLFAKLEEAGFETEFLKFFSR; encoded by the coding sequence ATGGAAACCACAGCACCGAAAATTAGAGGGATCTCACCTGACGAAACGCTGGAGGCCTGCGCGAGGCAGATCATCGTTAACTATTTTCATCAAATGATGTCCTATAAAGAAGGTGCCAAGGCGGGTAACGATATTGAATTTGTCCACGAGATGCGAGTTACCTCGCGTCGTTTGCGCACCGCAATGGACAATTTTCTTGACTGTTTTCCTGAGAAGGCATTTAATAAACACTACAAAAAGGTAAAATCGATAACTCGAACGTTAGGAGCTGTACGTGATTTGGATGTCCTCATCGCCCGGTTTGAAAAAGAATTAGACACTTTATCTGAAGCCGAACAAGCAGATATCCGTAGGTTAATAGAACATCTACAGCGGGAACGCGAGGACACTCGAAAACCGATGCTAAAACTCTTCGCGAAACTTGAAGAGGCGGGCTTTGAGACGGAATTTCTAAAATTCTTCAGCAGATGA
- the mgtE gene encoding magnesium transporter — MQGQTIITTHDVDELFISTIVRLIQRRAFPNLRNIIAKTHSADIARWFPRLRTEAKSSLSKILVEEKRMGEVLRDLNSADISEFVEETEPSVVATILHTMPADDVTRILSDLPEEKKAVLLEHIEGATSADVERLLEYEEKTAGSIMTPNFFALPEETTAAAATERIRELADVEMVFYVYVVDEENKLKGVISLRQLVATKPDTPLKDLMTSHLYTVHTDMLQEAVARAVARYNLLAIPVINSIGQLVGIVTIDDVVDVIREENTEDMLKMAGTGAVDITSRSIFRNTRARLPWLLASFAGGLLAVYVIGIFESQLKEIAALAAFIPIIMGMGGNIGTQSSTIIVRSIAIGEISIKDTWRVLWREFSTGALLGTAYGLLLGGFASLVPHFREHAWKLPLVVALAIFVNMIIAATVGTLIPMIFRRIHVDPAVATGPFVTTAIDVAGIFTYFLLAKTLLF; from the coding sequence ATGCAGGGGCAAACAATTATAACCACACACGATGTCGATGAACTGTTTATTTCTACGATTGTTCGGTTGATTCAACGGCGCGCTTTCCCGAACCTTCGGAATATCATCGCCAAAACACATTCAGCCGACATCGCTCGCTGGTTTCCACGGCTTCGCACGGAAGCGAAAAGCAGCCTTTCCAAGATCCTGGTTGAAGAAAAACGGATGGGAGAGGTGCTGCGGGACCTGAACAGTGCGGATATCAGCGAATTTGTTGAAGAAACAGAGCCATCTGTTGTCGCAACCATTTTGCACACAATGCCTGCTGATGATGTAACGCGGATTCTCTCTGACCTGCCTGAAGAGAAAAAGGCAGTGCTGCTTGAGCACATTGAGGGCGCGACTTCCGCGGATGTTGAACGCCTGCTCGAATATGAGGAAAAAACCGCAGGGTCCATCATGACACCGAACTTCTTCGCATTGCCCGAAGAGACAACAGCCGCTGCAGCCACAGAACGTATCCGTGAACTCGCTGACGTTGAGATGGTTTTTTACGTCTATGTTGTTGATGAAGAAAATAAACTGAAAGGGGTAATATCGTTACGCCAATTGGTGGCAACAAAGCCTGACACGCCTCTCAAAGATTTGATGACTTCGCATCTTTACACCGTTCACACGGATATGCTACAGGAGGCGGTGGCGCGTGCGGTGGCACGCTACAATTTGCTCGCTATTCCGGTCATCAACAGTATTGGGCAGCTGGTGGGTATTGTTACGATTGACGACGTTGTCGATGTCATTCGAGAAGAAAATACGGAAGATATGTTGAAGATGGCAGGCACCGGAGCAGTGGACATCACCTCCCGTTCTATCTTCCGTAACACACGAGCGCGGTTGCCGTGGCTGTTGGCAAGTTTCGCGGGCGGACTGCTCGCTGTCTATGTCATCGGGATCTTTGAATCCCAATTGAAAGAGATCGCCGCTTTGGCTGCGTTTATTCCAATCATCATGGGGATGGGGGGTAATATCGGCACGCAATCCTCTACAATCATCGTCCGCAGTATCGCCATCGGGGAAATTAGCATTAAGGACACTTGGCGGGTATTGTGGCGTGAATTCAGCACAGGTGCTTTACTTGGAACGGCTTATGGGCTACTGCTTGGCGGTTTCGCAAGCCTTGTCCCTCACTTCCGAGAACATGCTTGGAAACTACCGCTTGTTGTCGCACTCGCTATTTTTGTGAATATGATCATTGCGGCAACTGTCGGCACACTGATACCAATGATTTTCAGGCGGATTCATGTTGATCCGGCAGTCGCAACGGGACCGTTCGTTACAACTGCGATTGATGTCGCCGGTATTTTCACCTATTTTTTGTTGGCAAAGACTCTCCTTTTTTAG
- the aroC gene encoding chorismate synthase, translating into MNTFGHLFRITTWGESHGGAVGVVIDGCPPQIEVDISTIQFELDRRKPGQSRLTTQRQESDTVEILSGVFEGKTLGTPISMLVWNKDARPSAYEHLKDLYRPSHADFTYQQKYGIRNWQGGGRASARETIGRVAAGAIAKQILRDNAETETLAYVKQIHTLAAEVDTDTVTLEQIEESPVRCPDPIASPKMAERIDQARRDRDSLGGIIESVVRNVPVGLGEPVFDKLKADLAKAMMSLPATMGFQIGSGFDSITMTGSEHNDAFYLKKNDAGEQIRTRTNNSGGTQGGISNGENIVFQVAFKPTATIGKPQQTVDIDGNEVTLEASGRHDPCVLVRAPAIVEAMAALVLTDHLLRQRAKS; encoded by the coding sequence ATGAATACGTTCGGTCATCTTTTTCGGATTACGACTTGGGGCGAGTCGCATGGCGGTGCTGTTGGGGTTGTCATTGATGGATGTCCACCGCAAATTGAGGTAGATATCTCCACAATACAATTTGAACTCGACCGGCGAAAACCAGGACAAAGCCGTCTCACGACACAGCGTCAAGAAAGCGATACTGTTGAAATCCTTTCGGGTGTCTTTGAGGGAAAAACGCTCGGAACGCCTATCTCCATGCTGGTATGGAATAAAGACGCGCGTCCTTCAGCCTACGAACACCTCAAAGACCTTTATCGTCCCTCACATGCCGATTTCACGTATCAACAGAAGTACGGCATCCGAAACTGGCAAGGCGGCGGAAGAGCAAGTGCGCGAGAAACAATCGGTCGCGTCGCTGCGGGGGCAATCGCGAAGCAAATCTTGCGTGATAACGCTGAAACCGAAACGCTCGCTTATGTCAAACAGATTCATACACTCGCAGCTGAAGTAGATACGGACACAGTAACGCTTGAACAGATAGAAGAGAGTCCTGTGCGGTGTCCTGACCCGATTGCCAGCCCAAAAATGGCGGAACGCATTGATCAGGCACGACGCGACCGAGATTCTCTCGGTGGTATCATTGAGTCTGTTGTGCGTAACGTCCCTGTTGGACTCGGTGAACCGGTTTTCGACAAACTCAAGGCGGATTTGGCGAAAGCGATGATGTCCCTCCCCGCAACGATGGGTTTCCAAATCGGATCGGGCTTTGACAGCATCACGATGACGGGTTCCGAGCACAACGATGCTTTTTATCTGAAAAAAAACGACGCGGGAGAACAGATTCGGACCCGTACAAACAATTCCGGTGGCACACAAGGCGGTATTTCAAACGGCGAAAATATTGTCTTCCAAGTTGCGTTCAAACCGACGGCAACTATCGGCAAGCCACAACAGACGGTTGATATAGACGGAAACGAGGTAACGTTGGAGGCAAGCGGACGACACGATCCGTGTGTATTAGTGCGGGCACCTGCGATTGTGGAGGCGATGGCGGCACTTGTCCTCACAGATCACCTGCTCCGCCAACGTGCGAAATCTTAA
- a CDS encoding M50 family metallopeptidase: protein MVSLFKRYIALLLIFIGIVFLWNTLFVYPLKIFVVFMHEVSHGLAAMVTGGRIVEIQINPQQGGHALTQGGSRFWTLTAGYLGSLLWGGLILLLAARTHFDKAISVLIGLGMVAISIGFGESTFTYLFGIGFGVVLLAVGFFLPEVVNDWILRVIGVTSCLYAILDIKSDILDRSHLRSDARMLSEETGIPTEVWGGVWILIAIGLTLWFLYLAGKPTTDAQPTATEEDL, encoded by the coding sequence ATGGTATCACTTTTTAAACGCTATATTGCCCTGCTTCTGATTTTTATAGGTATCGTGTTTCTGTGGAATACGCTGTTTGTGTACCCGCTGAAAATCTTCGTTGTGTTCATGCATGAGGTGAGCCACGGGCTTGCCGCAATGGTGACTGGGGGTAGGATCGTCGAAATTCAGATTAACCCACAGCAGGGTGGGCATGCGCTTACGCAAGGCGGTTCACGGTTCTGGACATTGACTGCAGGCTACCTCGGCAGCTTACTATGGGGTGGACTTATCCTGCTTTTGGCAGCGCGGACGCATTTTGATAAGGCGATTAGCGTTCTTATCGGTTTGGGTATGGTGGCGATCTCTATCGGCTTCGGCGAAAGCACATTTACCTATCTGTTCGGCATCGGCTTCGGGGTCGTGTTGCTCGCGGTCGGGTTTTTTCTTCCAGAGGTTGTCAACGATTGGATTCTACGCGTCATCGGCGTGACAAGTTGCCTTTACGCGATCCTTGACATCAAGAGTGATATCCTTGACAGATCTCATCTGCGTTCGGATGCACGGATGCTCTCGGAGGAGACAGGTATTCCGACTGAAGTTTGGGGAGGGGTGTGGATACTCATCGCAATCGGTCTCACACTATGGTTCCTCTATCTGGCAGGTAAACCTACCACGGATGCCCAACCAACTGCTACTGAGGAAGATCTCTAA
- a CDS encoding dihydroorotate dehydrogenase, whose protein sequence is MDTADLSLSVNIGGIRMRNPVMTASGTFGYGSEYADFVDLNRLGAVVVKGVTSVPWPGNPMQRIMETPSGMLNAIGLQNVGVDGFISEKLPYLRDFDVPVIVNVCGKTVEEYLTVVEKLNTADGVAGVELNISCPNLDCGGMSFGVDATLAHQLVTEVRSKTHLPLLVKLSPNVTDITVIARAVEDAGADALSAVNTLLGMAIDAETRKPELANVTGGLSGPAIKPVALRLVWEVYKSVSIPIVGMGGIMTATDAVEFCIAGASAVAVGTANFVNPQASMEVVKGIHAYLNQANMRSVKELIGSLKVDS, encoded by the coding sequence ATGGACACAGCAGACTTGTCACTCAGTGTGAATATCGGCGGAATCCGGATGCGGAACCCCGTCATGACGGCATCTGGCACATTCGGCTACGGCTCCGAATACGCCGATTTCGTGGACCTGAACCGGCTCGGCGCGGTGGTTGTTAAAGGCGTTACGAGTGTACCGTGGCCCGGCAATCCGATGCAGCGCATCATGGAAACGCCTTCCGGCATGCTCAATGCGATTGGGTTGCAGAATGTCGGCGTAGACGGTTTTATCTCGGAGAAGCTGCCCTACTTACGCGATTTTGATGTGCCAGTGATTGTTAACGTCTGCGGCAAGACAGTCGAAGAATACCTGACAGTAGTCGAGAAGTTAAACACCGCAGACGGGGTCGCTGGTGTAGAACTCAATATCTCCTGCCCGAATTTGGATTGCGGCGGTATGAGTTTCGGTGTTGACGCGACGTTGGCACATCAACTCGTCACAGAAGTTCGCTCAAAGACACACCTACCCTTATTGGTGAAACTATCCCCGAACGTCACAGATATTACTGTCATCGCACGCGCCGTTGAGGATGCGGGGGCGGACGCGCTCTCTGCCGTTAATACGCTTCTCGGTATGGCGATTGATGCCGAAACGCGAAAACCGGAACTCGCAAACGTTACAGGTGGTCTCTCTGGTCCTGCAATAAAGCCTGTAGCATTGCGATTGGTCTGGGAGGTTTACAAAAGCGTCTCCATTCCAATCGTTGGGATGGGCGGCATTATGACCGCGACAGATGCTGTGGAATTTTGCATCGCGGGTGCGTCTGCCGTGGCGGTCGGGACTGCGAACTTCGTCAATCCACAAGCGTCAATGGAAGTCGTAAAAGGCATACATGCCTATCTCAATCAAGCGAATATGAGGTCGGTTAAGGAACTGATCGGAAGCCTGAAGGTCGATTCGTAA
- the pyrB gene encoding aspartate carbamoyltransferase, whose translation MRHLVTLDDLSNFEIEQIFRLAAGMQSQQETWAGICRGKLLATLFYEPSTRTRLSFESAMERLNGRTLGFSDPRATSTAKGETLADTARMVTNYADLIVVRHNWAGSARVIAQHAHVPVINGGDGSHTHPTQALADLYTIMRRKSQIQGLTVGICGDLQFGRAAHSFALAVARFGGNLIHIAPKPLQMPPWVLAQLEQCHGQKPLEVESVIEVIDKLDVIYVNRLQEERLPANMDAATVRGSYLLNAAVMKNAKSDAMIMHPLPRVNELAYELDDDPRAAYFEQSANAVPVRMALIASLMGLEQLILTQPPERDIVASAKVCKNPNCVTNHETYLTSERETFNGDAKLEACAYCGNLLL comes from the coding sequence ATGCGGCATCTGGTAACACTCGACGATTTGTCGAATTTTGAGATTGAACAGATATTTCGACTCGCAGCGGGAATGCAGTCGCAACAGGAAACATGGGCAGGCATCTGCCGCGGGAAATTGCTCGCAACGCTCTTCTATGAACCGAGCACACGCACCCGGCTCTCTTTTGAGAGTGCTATGGAACGCCTTAACGGTAGAACCCTCGGTTTCTCTGATCCGCGTGCCACCTCCACTGCTAAAGGCGAAACGCTTGCCGATACTGCACGGATGGTGACAAATTACGCCGACCTCATCGTCGTGCGACATAACTGGGCGGGTTCGGCACGTGTTATTGCACAGCACGCACATGTTCCAGTCATCAACGGTGGTGACGGCAGTCACACACACCCAACACAGGCACTCGCGGATCTCTATACGATTATGCGCCGGAAATCGCAAATACAAGGGTTAACCGTCGGTATCTGTGGGGATCTTCAATTTGGGCGGGCAGCACACTCTTTTGCTCTTGCAGTCGCTCGCTTCGGCGGGAACCTGATTCACATCGCGCCGAAACCGCTACAGATGCCGCCGTGGGTACTCGCGCAACTCGAACAGTGTCACGGACAAAAACCGCTTGAGGTAGAAAGCGTAATAGAGGTAATTGATAAACTTGATGTCATCTACGTCAATCGACTTCAAGAGGAACGACTCCCAGCGAATATGGATGCTGCAACCGTCCGAGGCAGTTATCTGCTGAATGCCGCGGTCATGAAAAACGCTAAGTCTGACGCGATGATTATGCACCCGCTCCCCCGCGTCAACGAACTTGCCTATGAGTTGGATGACGACCCGCGTGCCGCCTATTTCGAGCAATCGGCGAACGCAGTGCCGGTTCGGATGGCATTGATCGCCAGCCTCATGGGACTGGAACAACTCATTTTGACACAACCCCCCGAGCGAGACATTGTAGCTTCTGCGAAAGTGTGTAAAAACCCGAATTGTGTCACTAACCACGAGACGTATCTAACCTCAGAGCGGGAAACGTTTAACGGTGATGCCAAATTAGAGGCTTGTGCGTATTGCGGAAACCTACTTTTGTAA
- a CDS encoding lectin-like protein, which yields MAPTSTYVYTGIFISERIQRNTITKYHDFTGELTMHRLRSIRVVCLIGIAVSLPLITLIPCIAEEDAGTLSGVILDMDGKPIPGFMVVLSAAPFLSASPLEKLKLEKLKTDENGAFTFTNVPAEPIQILIPVQPPRGNKKPTSRFEPDDEIVSIKMEGITLYQDRPPPFDNIRFSIKPGSHIKNVVVTVRPRVRIIARVVFKDGKPLTNTSIVRVIKTGGMSSGGVTTDSEGYFVQYIDNFDVFSTCELSVRYKGLSAKSEPFEIKEGMRYDNLILTLDGVAPPAAAPTQSTPAPKKKYAWVVNPTNGHAYTEVWCRSLDEAKDIATAAGAYLVTINDKAEQKWLSGLFRNHLYWIGLSDAEKEGEWVWQNGEPLTYENWGAKHSFPRSTLPPEKKDSAIMTFINGQWHAVGPGDLLWRMTEMAILEKTDVSDNSPTEEE from the coding sequence ATGGCACCTACGTCTACCTACGTCTATACAGGCATTTTTATTTCCGAACGCATCCAAAGGAATACCATAACAAAATACCACGACTTTACAGGAGAACTTACCATGCATCGGTTGCGTTCTATACGTGTTGTATGCCTCATCGGAATTGCAGTATCACTCCCGCTAATTACCTTAATCCCTTGTATCGCAGAAGAGGACGCAGGAACCCTCTCCGGTGTTATCCTTGATATGGACGGAAAGCCGATTCCCGGATTTATGGTTGTTCTTTCAGCAGCTCCTTTTCTTTCAGCATCTCCTTTAGAAAAATTAAAGTTAGAGAAATTAAAAACTGATGAGAACGGAGCCTTCACATTCACCAATGTTCCCGCGGAACCGATTCAAATCCTGATTCCAGTGCAGCCGCCCAGGGGAAATAAAAAACCGACATCCCGTTTTGAACCAGACGATGAGATTGTCTCAATCAAAATGGAAGGGATAACGCTTTATCAGGACAGGCCGCCGCCTTTCGACAATATTAGGTTTAGTATTAAACCGGGCAGCCATATCAAAAATGTAGTCGTCACTGTCCGTCCGCGGGTCCGGATAATAGCGCGAGTTGTTTTTAAAGATGGCAAACCGTTAACTAATACCTCTATTGTCAGGGTCATCAAGACGGGCGGCATGTCAAGCGGAGGCGTCACCACGGATTCCGAAGGATATTTTGTGCAGTATATTGATAACTTTGATGTGTTCTCAACCTGCGAACTCTCAGTAAGGTATAAGGGACTGTCAGCGAAATCGGAACCGTTTGAGATTAAAGAAGGTATGCGCTATGACAACTTGATTTTGACGCTTGATGGCGTGGCACCACCTGCTGCCGCACCAACGCAATCAACACCTGCGCCGAAGAAGAAATATGCCTGGGTAGTCAATCCCACAAATGGACACGCCTATACGGAGGTTTGGTGCCGGAGTCTTGACGAGGCAAAAGACATAGCCACCGCGGCAGGCGCGTATCTGGTTACAATTAACGACAAAGCAGAACAGAAATGGCTATCAGGACTCTTTAGGAATCATCTCTATTGGATCGGACTCAGCGATGCCGAAAAAGAAGGGGAATGGGTCTGGCAGAACGGTGAACCGCTCACCTATGAGAATTGGGGAGCCAAGCACAGTTTTCCTCGCAGCACCCTCCCACCGGAAAAGAAAGATTCTGCTATCATGACGTTTATAAATGGACAATGGCATGCTGTCGGTCCTGGTGACCTACTCTGGCGTATGACAGAGATGGCGATCCTTGAAAAGACAGATGTGTCTGATAACTCCCCCACCGAGGAAGAATAA